CCCTTCCATTCTCTCTAAGCGTTACGGCACGATTCCGCCTGAAGCCGCCACCACCATTGCGCGGGTCATCGAGGATGAAGCGTATGCCACTGCCGATGGGTCTCCAACCACCGTGGACGATGGCATCGAGATTCTGCAGGTCTACTCCAAGGAGATTAGTAAGCGGATGCTCGAGGCGGTGAAGGGTAGAGCGATTCCCGCGGCTCCGACGGAAAATGGTGAGAAGGAGGGATCGTCATCGCCTGTTGTTGATCCTCATGACGAAAACCCTACTTCGGAAATTGAATCCTGAATTTCTGGGTTGTTGGTCTTAATTTTATTACCCTGTTTGAGCTTCTTTTACTGGAGATCTGCGTGTCCACTATCCACACATTGCATACAAGacaattgtttgtttttcttgtgtTCTACGACCTTATattcaatgaaaatggaagCATTTTATTGCCTAGAGTTATCTTTATTGATGAAAGTATTCTATTATCATGTCGCTTGAATCGTGTTGTTGGTTTCTTCATCTCTGTTGAAACTAGAATCCCTTCTTTGCTTTGACCTCTCTGCTTATTGTGGTCTTTCTTGGGAAAATACCTCCTCTAAGTTGTTCGAGGATGAGACTTTTGGCCTTTCCCATTTTGTCTTGGAATTGTTGTGTGATGCTTCGCTGTTACATTACAGATCGTGAGACCCTTTGCAGCTCTTTGAGACGTACATTTTGATTCAATCTGCCATGGTCTACTAAAGGGATAACACTATACGTATAAAGCCTTTTCAGCTTGCTTACATTATCATTTATCACTTGATTTTGATTGCTCAAATTTGTGGATGCTTGGGGGCTCATAGTGTTTGTTTTGAGCACCAATGCTCGGACCCATCTCCCCAGAACCCAAATCAGTTGTCAGTCCAACACGGAAACTGATTTCGACCCCTTTGAATTGTGCAATTCATTATTCACCACTAATTTGAGTGTCTGATATCTTGTGAGTTAAAATAGTTTCCAGAATATTGAATGCCATGTGAAGTTtatacatttcatttcatccaCAATACAATTCGCTCCCCTATGTGTTACTACTCTAACTATTTGCATTGGCAAAGATCAAACCTCTAAATAatctctctaaaattttgaagtgtACATCCCATTTCTAGatggaaaaaaagagagaaaaaaaaaaaacaaatgaagaatGGAAAGAAGTTTCTTTCAATCATGTGTTCAGCTAGTGTCCAGGTCCTCTCATGCTCGGTCCCGAAGCATGCTTGAATGCCCGGCTTCCCTTCCGATGACCCCTAAAGGTAACAAAGCCAGTCGGGTTACCGACAGATCCTTGCAGAGCTCGTCCAATTCCGGTCGTGGGTGGTCTGAGGCGCCTGCAATCCACATGAACAAGCAGCATTGCGAACAGTATCATCACAACAACAACTCCACGCCTCATCCTTGCTTTTGAATCAACAGAGACTTGGGAAATCGCCCTTTTATGTACACAAAGATTTTTCACCAAATCGCCAAGGGCGGTGGTGTTACTactttatatatttagattACCAACTCCTTTGACTCTTgcgttttatttctttatttccccTGTTTTTCCACGCTGTTAGGAACATGGACTTGGTTCAAACACAAGGCCAATCGTTCATAcaggaagaaaaaggaacaaaCTTTGTAAAGGCGAGGTAGGCCTTCATTTGCAGGGCCACCGCCACATTGGACTGATGTAGATATCACACGCTTTCTTTTCTGAATCATGCTACAGCTTCaatacatatttatatatgattATCTGCAGGTTGGCACGCAGGTTctatgtttttatgttttaatattattacatttggtGCTACAATTCATGCAATGCAAGGAAGTTTCGTTTGGTTTAAAGGAGTTGGAATACAGTTTTGGATCATAGGATAAACTTAAATCATGCTTTTGTGTTTATTAATGTACAAAGTATTATTATAAGATAGTGGAAGGCCCAAACAAACATTGGGAGGAGGTTGCACCACATCCATCCATTCCTCTCATCAATCATTGAATAGGATAAGACAATgaatataacaaaattaaattagggtaTGATATGTGAGTTGAGACAATGGGTACATATACTATTGCTACTCCTGCTCataaatgacatttttttttttaatatttttaattttatggaaGAGTATTCGTAAATCACTTAAATAATTGCATTTTAGGATAAGTCCAAAAAACTTTAGGGAAGGGACGATGTAGTCAGCTGGTGTGACGTCATTTTGGAACCCGCTTGTCCGAAACGTTGTCCGGAATCTTTGTGGTTGATGCTGAATCACCACTTTCCAAAATCTTCATTAA
The nucleotide sequence above comes from Cucurbita pepo subsp. pepo cultivar mu-cu-16 chromosome LG11, ASM280686v2, whole genome shotgun sequence. Encoded proteins:
- the LOC111805012 gene encoding MFP1 attachment factor 1-like — protein: MSDQDSSPPVQLESREPEIKDPIKPANPFATKFSIWPPTQRTRDAVTSRLIETLSTPSILSKRYGTIPPEAATTIARVIEDEAYATADGSPTTVDDGIEILQVYSKEISKRMLEAVKGRAIPAAPTENGEKEGSSSPVVDPHDENPTSEIES